From a single Coturnix japonica isolate 7356 chromosome 25, Coturnix japonica 2.1, whole genome shotgun sequence genomic region:
- the SETDB1 gene encoding histone-lysine N-methyltransferase SETDB1 isoform X5 encodes MSAGTTAEMDSEDIKELQEEVMEEMGISMEELQDIINKELEKCEYVKQKKQQLEELEMYVKQKEEEVAHVDQLFDDAWRDFDKCEMLVKDLYSKLGLEYRESSSEEEDMVAKPSEVIEIPDDDDDDDVMSIDSGWKNSDPSPGVAKDQTLLREAMAAMRRSAQDVQKFVDAVHRRTNTQDTLKDAQTPQQAPAALQPSGPAVGDLSNDGDLKVGMRILGKKRTKTWHKGTLIAIQTVGAGKKYKVKFDNKGKSLLSGNHIAYDYHPSPDKHYVGSRVVAKYKDGDQVWLYAGIVAETPNVKNKDRFLIFFDDGYASYVKEWELYPVCRPLKKTWEDIEDVSCRDFIEEYISAYPNRPMVLLKNGQLIKTEWEGTWWKSRVEEVDSSLVKILFLEDVAVDAVSVAFSLLQDDKRCEWIYRGSTRLEPMFSMKTSTASTQEKKQSGQARTRPNVGAVRSKGPVVQYTQDLTGAGTQYRPLEQMQAASLAAQPTSPQHTEMELWSSAALHSSAWTDLCTELNGSQSTENSGSAVGPGGCGPNVFTLSSIRAPHVSPAAGGPGGTIVEGRDGAEGGLDGGRTQPGDEGNVSENTGTPECVLWDPESLTGEREAAPVHFCHHCGYPIRIYGHLTPCQHIFCCHCILLHGLKGKRRCPSCEEPVQHVKFYSPDAL; translated from the exons ATGAGCGCGGGGACAACGG cagaaatggatTCCGAGGACATCAAAGAGCTGCAAGAAGAAGTGATGGAGGAAATGGGAATCTccatggaggagctgcaggacatCATCAACAAGGAGCTGGAGAAGTGTGAGTACGTGaagcagaagaagcagcagcttgaGGAGCTGGAGATGTAtgtgaaacagaaggaagaagaggtggCTCATGTTGACCAGCTCTTTGATGATGCTTGGAG AGACTTTGATAAATGTGAGATGCTGGTAAAGGATTTGTATTCCAAGCTGGGCTTGGAGTACcgtgagagcagctctgaggaggAGGACATGGTTGCCAAACCCTCTGAAGTGATTGAGATCCCGGATGATGATGACGACGACGACGTCATGAGCATCGATTCGGGATGGAAGAACA GTGATCCCAGTCCCGGAGTTGCCAAGGATCAGACTCTG ctGCGGGAAGCCATGGCAGCAATGAGAAGATCTGCCCAGGATGTTCAGAAGTTTGTGGATGCTGTGCACAGGAGAACAAACACTCAGGATACACTGAAAG ATGCACAAACCCCTCAAcaagctcctgctgctctccagccttcTGGACCTGCTGTGGGTGATCTGAGCAATGATGGAGATCTGAAGGTTGGCATGAGGATCCTGGGCAAGAAGAGAACCAAAACATGGCACAAAGGAACTCTGATTGCCATCCAGACGGTTG GTGCTGGTAAGAAATACAAAGTGAAGTTTGACAATAAGGGGAAGAGTTTGCTTTCTGGCAATCACATCGCTTATGACTATCACCCCTCCCCGGACAAACACTACGTTGGGAGCAGAGTTGTGGCAAAATACAAAGATGGAGATCAAGTTTGGCTGTATGCTGGCATAGTGGCTGAAACACCGAACGTGAAGAACAAAGACAG GTTCTTGATCTTCTTTGATGATGGCTATGCTTCTTATGTCAAGGAGTGGGAGCTGTACCCAGTCTGCAGGCCAC TTAAGAAGACGTGGGAGGACATAGAGGATGTGTCGTGCCGGGACTTCATTGAGGAGTACATCAGTGCTTACCCCAACCGCCCCATGGTGCTGCTAAAGAATGGACAGCTGATCAAAACTGAATGGGAAGGGACCTGGTGGAAATCCAGGGTGGAAGAAGTGGACAGCAGTCTGGTCAAAATCCTCTTCCTG GAAGATGTTGCTGTAGATGCTGTGAGTGTTGCATTCTCCTTGCTGCAGGATGACAAACGGTGTGAGTGGATTTACCGGGGATCCACACGCCTCGAGCCCATGTTCAGCATGAAAACCTCCACTGCCTCCACCCAGGAGAAGAAGCAGAGTGGACAGGCAAGGACTCGGCCCAATGTAG GTGCTGTACGGAGCAAAGGCCCCGTAGTCCAATATACACAAGATCTGACCGGAGCTGGAACCCAATACAGACCCCTGGAGCAGATGCAGGCAGCCTcactggcagcacagcccactTCTCCTCAGCACACTGAGATGGA GCTTTGGTCCTCGGCTGCCTTGCATTCCTCTGCTTGGACCGACCTGTGCACAGAACTCAATGGCTCACAGAGCACTGAGAACTCAGGATCAGCTGTTGGTCCGGGTGGTTGTGGACCAAATGTGTTCACTCTGAGTTCCATCCGAGCTCCCCACGtatctcctgctgctgggggccCGGGGGGGACCATCGTGGAGGGCCGGGACGGTGCTGAAGGAGGCCTGGATGGAGGAAGGACTCAGCCTGGTGACGAAGGGAACGTGTCTGAGAACACTGGGACACCTGAGTGCGTGCTCTGGGACCCTGAGAGCCTTACAGGGGAGAGGGAAGCTGCCCCGGTTCATTTTTGTCACCACTGTGGATATCCCATCCGAATTTATGGACACCTGACCCCCTGTCAGCACattttctgctgtcactgcattTTACTGCATGGGCTGAAAGGCAAACGGAGATGCCCCAGCTGTGAGGAACCTGTGCAGCACGTGAAGTTTTACTCACCAGATGCTCTGTAG
- the SETDB1 gene encoding histone-lysine N-methyltransferase SETDB1 isoform X4, with product MSAGTTAEMDSEDIKELQEEVMEEMGISMEELQDIINKELEKCEYVKQKKQQLEELEMYVKQKEEEVAHVDQLFDDAWRDFDKCEMLVKDLYSKLGLEYRESSSEEEDMVAKPSEVIEIPDDDDDDDVMSIDSGWKNSDPSPGVAKDQTLLREAMAAMRRSAQDVQKFVDAVHRRTNTQDTLKDAQTPQQAPAALQPSGPAVGDLSNDGDLKVGMRILGKKRTKTWHKGTLIAIQTVGAGKKYKVKFDNKGKSLLSGNHIAYDYHPSPDKHYVGSRVVAKYKDGDQVWLYAGIVAETPNVKNKDRFLIFFDDGYASYVKEWELYPVCRPLKKTWEDIEDVSCRDFIEEYISAYPNRPMVLLKNGQLIKTEWEGTWWKSRVEEVDSSLVKILFLDDKRCEWIYRGSTRLEPMFSMKTSTASTQEKKQSGQARTRPNVGAVRSKGPVVQYTQDLTGAGTQYRPLEQMQAASLAAQPTSPQHTEMECSDSLLAQSRKQVAKKSTSFRPGSGQLSPSPPVLSDAPPPGRAAAAQQHRFPSGPAGATQLFHGMMDRVPNEPSYRAPLEKLFYLPHVCSYTCLSRVRPVRSDQYRSKNPLLIPLLYDFRRMTARRRVNRKMGFHVIYKTPCGLCLRSMAEIERYLFETDCDFLFLEMFCLDPYVLVDRKFQPYKPYYYIADITKGREDVPLSCVNEIDSTPPPQVAYSKERIPGKGVFINTGWEFLVGCDCRDGCRDKSKCACHQLTVQATGCTPGGQINPNSGYQHKRLEECLPTGVYECNKRCKCNVNMCTNRLVQHGLQVRLQLFKTQNKGWGIRCLDDIAKGSFVCIYAGKILTDDFADKEGLEMGDEYFANLDHIESVENFKEGYESDAKCSSDSSGVDLKDDEEDNTGTEEQEESNEDSSDDNFCKDEGFNTSSVWRSYATRRQTRGQKENGLLETASKDSGLTPRVGHDEAAAAASCKLPVSEESSKNKVASWLSSNSVADSFQDNNSTSSFKMSEEAKGCRAEPAPGGAEGEAKALKKDEPEDSRRLPGLSDMGRMYGYNPSPPKLEGVRRPTSKTALLQSRRHLALLQLRAEDVLTLSSSTDSDGDNGPKVEGQPQSTANDSDDIQTISSGSEEEEGDEKKNLSGSGPMKRQVAVKSTRGFALKSTHGIAIKSTNMAAAEKGDSAPVCKTTRQFYDGEESCYIIDAKLEGNLGRYLNHSCSPNLFVQNVFVDTHDLRFPWVAFFASKRIRAGTELTWDYNYEVGSVEGKELLCCCGAIECRGRLL from the exons ATGAGCGCGGGGACAACGG cagaaatggatTCCGAGGACATCAAAGAGCTGCAAGAAGAAGTGATGGAGGAAATGGGAATCTccatggaggagctgcaggacatCATCAACAAGGAGCTGGAGAAGTGTGAGTACGTGaagcagaagaagcagcagcttgaGGAGCTGGAGATGTAtgtgaaacagaaggaagaagaggtggCTCATGTTGACCAGCTCTTTGATGATGCTTGGAG AGACTTTGATAAATGTGAGATGCTGGTAAAGGATTTGTATTCCAAGCTGGGCTTGGAGTACcgtgagagcagctctgaggaggAGGACATGGTTGCCAAACCCTCTGAAGTGATTGAGATCCCGGATGATGATGACGACGACGACGTCATGAGCATCGATTCGGGATGGAAGAACA GTGATCCCAGTCCCGGAGTTGCCAAGGATCAGACTCTG ctGCGGGAAGCCATGGCAGCAATGAGAAGATCTGCCCAGGATGTTCAGAAGTTTGTGGATGCTGTGCACAGGAGAACAAACACTCAGGATACACTGAAAG ATGCACAAACCCCTCAAcaagctcctgctgctctccagccttcTGGACCTGCTGTGGGTGATCTGAGCAATGATGGAGATCTGAAGGTTGGCATGAGGATCCTGGGCAAGAAGAGAACCAAAACATGGCACAAAGGAACTCTGATTGCCATCCAGACGGTTG GTGCTGGTAAGAAATACAAAGTGAAGTTTGACAATAAGGGGAAGAGTTTGCTTTCTGGCAATCACATCGCTTATGACTATCACCCCTCCCCGGACAAACACTACGTTGGGAGCAGAGTTGTGGCAAAATACAAAGATGGAGATCAAGTTTGGCTGTATGCTGGCATAGTGGCTGAAACACCGAACGTGAAGAACAAAGACAG GTTCTTGATCTTCTTTGATGATGGCTATGCTTCTTATGTCAAGGAGTGGGAGCTGTACCCAGTCTGCAGGCCAC TTAAGAAGACGTGGGAGGACATAGAGGATGTGTCGTGCCGGGACTTCATTGAGGAGTACATCAGTGCTTACCCCAACCGCCCCATGGTGCTGCTAAAGAATGGACAGCTGATCAAAACTGAATGGGAAGGGACCTGGTGGAAATCCAGGGTGGAAGAAGTGGACAGCAGTCTGGTCAAAATCCTCTTCCTG GATGACAAACGGTGTGAGTGGATTTACCGGGGATCCACACGCCTCGAGCCCATGTTCAGCATGAAAACCTCCACTGCCTCCACCCAGGAGAAGAAGCAGAGTGGACAGGCAAGGACTCGGCCCAATGTAG GTGCTGTACGGAGCAAAGGCCCCGTAGTCCAATATACACAAGATCTGACCGGAGCTGGAACCCAATACAGACCCCTGGAGCAGATGCAGGCAGCCTcactggcagcacagcccactTCTCCTCAGCACACTGAGATGGA GTGCTCTGACAGTCTGCTGGCCCAGTCGAGGAAGCAGGTGGCCAAGAAGAGCACATCCTTCCGTCCCGGCTCAGGGCAGTTGTCGCCTTCACCTCCTGTGCTGAGTGATGCACCTCCACCAGGaagggcagctgcagcccagcagcatcg CTTCCCCAGTGGGCCAGCGGGCGCAACGCAGCTCTTCCATGGCATGATGGACCGCGTGCCCAACGAGCCGTCATACCGCGCACCGCTGGAGAAGCTCTTCTACCTGCCCCACGTCTGCAGCTACACCTGCCTGTCCCGCGTGCGGCCTGTGCGCAGTGATCAGTACCGCAGCAAGAACCCGCTGCTCATCCCTCTGCTCTACGACTTCAGGAGGATGACAGCCCGTCGCAGGGTGAACCGTAAGATGGGCTTCCACGTCATCTATAAAACACCGTGCGGGCTCTGCCTGCGTAGCATGGCCGAGATCGAGCGTTACCTCTTCGAGACCGACTGTGACTTCCTCTTCCTGGAGATGTTCTGTTTGGATCCCTACGTCTTGGTGGATCGCAAGTTCCAGCCTTACAAACCTTACTATTACATTGCTGACATCACCAAGGGCCGCGAGGACGTGCCGCTGTCCTGTGTCAATGAGATCGACAGCACACCACCGCCACAGGTGGCCTATAGCAAAGAGCGCATCCCCGGCAAGGGAGTCTTCATCAACACGGGCTGGGAGTTCCTGGTGGGCTGCGACTGCAGGGACGGCTGCAGGGACAA ATCTAAGTGTGCCTGTCACCAGCTGACAGTCCAGGCGACTGGCTGCACCCCGGGAGGGCAGATCAACCCCAACTCGGGGTACCAGCACAAGAGGCTGGAGGAGTGCCTCCCAACTGG gGTTTACGAATGTAACAAGAGGTGCAAATGCAACGTCAACATGTGTACCAACCGCCTGGTCCAGCACGGGCTGCAGGTCAGGCTGCAGCTGTTCAAGACTCAGAACAAGGGCTGGGGCATCCGCTGCCTTGATGACATTGCTAAGGGCTCCTTCGTCTGCATCTATGCAG GGAAAATCCTCACGGACGACTTCGCCGACAAAGAAGGTTTAGAGATGGGGGATGAATACTTTGCCAACCTGGATCACATCGAGAGTGTGGAGAACTTCAAGGAGGGCTATGAGAGTGATGCCAAGTGCTCGTCTGACAGCAGCGGGGTGGACCTGAAGGACGATGAGGAAGACAACACGGGCAcggaggagcaggaggagtcCAACGAGGACAGCTCTGACGACAACTTCTGCAAGGACGAGGGCTTCAACACCAGCTCGGTGTGGCGCAGCTACGCCACACGGCGACAGACTCGAGGCCAGAAGGAGAACGGGCTCTTGGAGACAGCGTCTAAAGACTCTGGGCTCACACCGCGGGTCGGCCACGATGAGGCCGCGGCTGCTGCCTCCTGTAAACTGCCCGTGTCTGAGGAGAGCTCCAAGAACAAAGTGGCCTCATGGCTCAGCTCCAACAGTGTGGCTGACAGCTTCCAGGACAACAACAGCACCTCGTCCTTTAAGATGAGCGAAGAGGCCaaaggctgcagggctgagcctgcCCCggggggagcagagggagaggcAAAGGCACTGAAGAAGGAT gaaCCTGAAGATTCACGCAGACTTCCCGG GCTCAGCGACATGGGCAGGATGTACGGCTACAACCCCAGCCCCCCTAAACTGGAAGGGGTGCGCAGACCCACCAgcaaaacagctctgctgcagagcaggcGGCACTTGGCGCTGCTGCAGCTCCGTGCTGAG GACGTGCTGACCTTATCCAGCAGCACCGACAGCGATGGGGACAACGGGCCCAAGGTGGAAGGGCAGCCCCAAAGCACCGCCAACGACAGCGATGACATCCAGACCATCTCATCCGgctctgaggaggaggaaggggacgAGAAGAAGAATTTGTCTGGTTCAG GGCCCATGAAGAGGCAGGTTGCAGTGAAATCCACACGAGGTTTTGCCCTGAAATCCACCCACGGCATCGCCATCAAATCCACCAACATGGCAGCGGCTGAGAAGGGAGACAGTGCTCCGGTGTGCAAAACCACACGGCAGTTCTACGACGGAGAGGAGTCCTGTTACATCATCGATGCGAAACTGGAAGGGAACCTGGGCCGGTACCTCAAC cacagctgcagccccaacCTCTTCGTGCAGAATGTCTTTGTGGACACTCACGATCTCCGCTTCCCGTGGGTCGCCTTCTTCGCCAGCAA GAGGATCCGGGCTGGCACGGAGCTGACATGGGATTATAACTACGAGGTGGGCAGCGTGGAGggcaaagagctgctgtgctgctgcggGGCCATTGAGTGCAGAGGGAGGCTGTTGTGA
- the SETDB1 gene encoding histone-lysine N-methyltransferase SETDB1 isoform X2 — protein sequence MSAGTTEMDSEDIKELQEEVMEEMGISMEELQDIINKELEKCEYVKQKKQQLEELEMYVKQKEEEVAHVDQLFDDAWRDFDKCEMLVKDLYSKLGLEYRESSSEEEDMVAKPSEVIEIPDDDDDDDVMSIDSGWKNSDPSPGVAKDQTLLREAMAAMRRSAQDVQKFVDAVHRRTNTQDTLKDAQTPQQAPAALQPSGPAVGDLSNDGDLKVGMRILGKKRTKTWHKGTLIAIQTVGAGKKYKVKFDNKGKSLLSGNHIAYDYHPSPDKHYVGSRVVAKYKDGDQVWLYAGIVAETPNVKNKDRFLIFFDDGYASYVKEWELYPVCRPLKKTWEDIEDVSCRDFIEEYISAYPNRPMVLLKNGQLIKTEWEGTWWKSRVEEVDSSLVKILFLEDVAVDAVSVAFSLLQDDKRCEWIYRGSTRLEPMFSMKTSTASTQEKKQSGQARTRPNVGAVRSKGPVVQYTQDLTGAGTQYRPLEQMQAASLAAQPTSPQHTEMECSDSLLAQSRKQVAKKSTSFRPGSGQLSPSPPVLSDAPPPGRAAAAQQHRFPSGPAGATQLFHGMMDRVPNEPSYRAPLEKLFYLPHVCSYTCLSRVRPVRSDQYRSKNPLLIPLLYDFRRMTARRRVNRKMGFHVIYKTPCGLCLRSMAEIERYLFETDCDFLFLEMFCLDPYVLVDRKFQPYKPYYYIADITKGREDVPLSCVNEIDSTPPPQVAYSKERIPGKGVFINTGWEFLVGCDCRDGCRDKSKCACHQLTVQATGCTPGGQINPNSGYQHKRLEECLPTGVYECNKRCKCNVNMCTNRLVQHGLQVRLQLFKTQNKGWGIRCLDDIAKGSFVCIYAGKILTDDFADKEGLEMGDEYFANLDHIESVENFKEGYESDAKCSSDSSGVDLKDDEEDNTGTEEQEESNEDSSDDNFCKDEGFNTSSVWRSYATRRQTRGQKENGLLETASKDSGLTPRVGHDEAAAAASCKLPVSEESSKNKVASWLSSNSVADSFQDNNSTSSFKMSEEAKGCRAEPAPGGAEGEAKALKKDEPEDSRRLPGLSDMGRMYGYNPSPPKLEGVRRPTSKTALLQSRRHLALLQLRAEDVLTLSSSTDSDGDNGPKVEGQPQSTANDSDDIQTISSGSEEEEGDEKKNLSGSGPMKRQVAVKSTRGFALKSTHGIAIKSTNMAAAEKGDSAPVCKTTRQFYDGEESCYIIDAKLEGNLGRYLNHSCSPNLFVQNVFVDTHDLRFPWVAFFASKRIRAGTELTWDYNYEVGSVEGKELLCCCGAIECRGRLL from the exons ATGAGCGCGGGGACAACGG aaatggatTCCGAGGACATCAAAGAGCTGCAAGAAGAAGTGATGGAGGAAATGGGAATCTccatggaggagctgcaggacatCATCAACAAGGAGCTGGAGAAGTGTGAGTACGTGaagcagaagaagcagcagcttgaGGAGCTGGAGATGTAtgtgaaacagaaggaagaagaggtggCTCATGTTGACCAGCTCTTTGATGATGCTTGGAG AGACTTTGATAAATGTGAGATGCTGGTAAAGGATTTGTATTCCAAGCTGGGCTTGGAGTACcgtgagagcagctctgaggaggAGGACATGGTTGCCAAACCCTCTGAAGTGATTGAGATCCCGGATGATGATGACGACGACGACGTCATGAGCATCGATTCGGGATGGAAGAACA GTGATCCCAGTCCCGGAGTTGCCAAGGATCAGACTCTG ctGCGGGAAGCCATGGCAGCAATGAGAAGATCTGCCCAGGATGTTCAGAAGTTTGTGGATGCTGTGCACAGGAGAACAAACACTCAGGATACACTGAAAG ATGCACAAACCCCTCAAcaagctcctgctgctctccagccttcTGGACCTGCTGTGGGTGATCTGAGCAATGATGGAGATCTGAAGGTTGGCATGAGGATCCTGGGCAAGAAGAGAACCAAAACATGGCACAAAGGAACTCTGATTGCCATCCAGACGGTTG GTGCTGGTAAGAAATACAAAGTGAAGTTTGACAATAAGGGGAAGAGTTTGCTTTCTGGCAATCACATCGCTTATGACTATCACCCCTCCCCGGACAAACACTACGTTGGGAGCAGAGTTGTGGCAAAATACAAAGATGGAGATCAAGTTTGGCTGTATGCTGGCATAGTGGCTGAAACACCGAACGTGAAGAACAAAGACAG GTTCTTGATCTTCTTTGATGATGGCTATGCTTCTTATGTCAAGGAGTGGGAGCTGTACCCAGTCTGCAGGCCAC TTAAGAAGACGTGGGAGGACATAGAGGATGTGTCGTGCCGGGACTTCATTGAGGAGTACATCAGTGCTTACCCCAACCGCCCCATGGTGCTGCTAAAGAATGGACAGCTGATCAAAACTGAATGGGAAGGGACCTGGTGGAAATCCAGGGTGGAAGAAGTGGACAGCAGTCTGGTCAAAATCCTCTTCCTG GAAGATGTTGCTGTAGATGCTGTGAGTGTTGCATTCTCCTTGCTGCAGGATGACAAACGGTGTGAGTGGATTTACCGGGGATCCACACGCCTCGAGCCCATGTTCAGCATGAAAACCTCCACTGCCTCCACCCAGGAGAAGAAGCAGAGTGGACAGGCAAGGACTCGGCCCAATGTAG GTGCTGTACGGAGCAAAGGCCCCGTAGTCCAATATACACAAGATCTGACCGGAGCTGGAACCCAATACAGACCCCTGGAGCAGATGCAGGCAGCCTcactggcagcacagcccactTCTCCTCAGCACACTGAGATGGA GTGCTCTGACAGTCTGCTGGCCCAGTCGAGGAAGCAGGTGGCCAAGAAGAGCACATCCTTCCGTCCCGGCTCAGGGCAGTTGTCGCCTTCACCTCCTGTGCTGAGTGATGCACCTCCACCAGGaagggcagctgcagcccagcagcatcg CTTCCCCAGTGGGCCAGCGGGCGCAACGCAGCTCTTCCATGGCATGATGGACCGCGTGCCCAACGAGCCGTCATACCGCGCACCGCTGGAGAAGCTCTTCTACCTGCCCCACGTCTGCAGCTACACCTGCCTGTCCCGCGTGCGGCCTGTGCGCAGTGATCAGTACCGCAGCAAGAACCCGCTGCTCATCCCTCTGCTCTACGACTTCAGGAGGATGACAGCCCGTCGCAGGGTGAACCGTAAGATGGGCTTCCACGTCATCTATAAAACACCGTGCGGGCTCTGCCTGCGTAGCATGGCCGAGATCGAGCGTTACCTCTTCGAGACCGACTGTGACTTCCTCTTCCTGGAGATGTTCTGTTTGGATCCCTACGTCTTGGTGGATCGCAAGTTCCAGCCTTACAAACCTTACTATTACATTGCTGACATCACCAAGGGCCGCGAGGACGTGCCGCTGTCCTGTGTCAATGAGATCGACAGCACACCACCGCCACAGGTGGCCTATAGCAAAGAGCGCATCCCCGGCAAGGGAGTCTTCATCAACACGGGCTGGGAGTTCCTGGTGGGCTGCGACTGCAGGGACGGCTGCAGGGACAA ATCTAAGTGTGCCTGTCACCAGCTGACAGTCCAGGCGACTGGCTGCACCCCGGGAGGGCAGATCAACCCCAACTCGGGGTACCAGCACAAGAGGCTGGAGGAGTGCCTCCCAACTGG gGTTTACGAATGTAACAAGAGGTGCAAATGCAACGTCAACATGTGTACCAACCGCCTGGTCCAGCACGGGCTGCAGGTCAGGCTGCAGCTGTTCAAGACTCAGAACAAGGGCTGGGGCATCCGCTGCCTTGATGACATTGCTAAGGGCTCCTTCGTCTGCATCTATGCAG GGAAAATCCTCACGGACGACTTCGCCGACAAAGAAGGTTTAGAGATGGGGGATGAATACTTTGCCAACCTGGATCACATCGAGAGTGTGGAGAACTTCAAGGAGGGCTATGAGAGTGATGCCAAGTGCTCGTCTGACAGCAGCGGGGTGGACCTGAAGGACGATGAGGAAGACAACACGGGCAcggaggagcaggaggagtcCAACGAGGACAGCTCTGACGACAACTTCTGCAAGGACGAGGGCTTCAACACCAGCTCGGTGTGGCGCAGCTACGCCACACGGCGACAGACTCGAGGCCAGAAGGAGAACGGGCTCTTGGAGACAGCGTCTAAAGACTCTGGGCTCACACCGCGGGTCGGCCACGATGAGGCCGCGGCTGCTGCCTCCTGTAAACTGCCCGTGTCTGAGGAGAGCTCCAAGAACAAAGTGGCCTCATGGCTCAGCTCCAACAGTGTGGCTGACAGCTTCCAGGACAACAACAGCACCTCGTCCTTTAAGATGAGCGAAGAGGCCaaaggctgcagggctgagcctgcCCCggggggagcagagggagaggcAAAGGCACTGAAGAAGGAT gaaCCTGAAGATTCACGCAGACTTCCCGG GCTCAGCGACATGGGCAGGATGTACGGCTACAACCCCAGCCCCCCTAAACTGGAAGGGGTGCGCAGACCCACCAgcaaaacagctctgctgcagagcaggcGGCACTTGGCGCTGCTGCAGCTCCGTGCTGAG GACGTGCTGACCTTATCCAGCAGCACCGACAGCGATGGGGACAACGGGCCCAAGGTGGAAGGGCAGCCCCAAAGCACCGCCAACGACAGCGATGACATCCAGACCATCTCATCCGgctctgaggaggaggaaggggacgAGAAGAAGAATTTGTCTGGTTCAG GGCCCATGAAGAGGCAGGTTGCAGTGAAATCCACACGAGGTTTTGCCCTGAAATCCACCCACGGCATCGCCATCAAATCCACCAACATGGCAGCGGCTGAGAAGGGAGACAGTGCTCCGGTGTGCAAAACCACACGGCAGTTCTACGACGGAGAGGAGTCCTGTTACATCATCGATGCGAAACTGGAAGGGAACCTGGGCCGGTACCTCAAC cacagctgcagccccaacCTCTTCGTGCAGAATGTCTTTGTGGACACTCACGATCTCCGCTTCCCGTGGGTCGCCTTCTTCGCCAGCAA GAGGATCCGGGCTGGCACGGAGCTGACATGGGATTATAACTACGAGGTGGGCAGCGTGGAGggcaaagagctgctgtgctgctgcggGGCCATTGAGTGCAGAGGGAGGCTGTTGTGA